A genomic window from Triplophysa dalaica isolate WHDGS20190420 chromosome 24, ASM1584641v1, whole genome shotgun sequence includes:
- the LOC130414418 gene encoding interleukin-17 receptor A isoform X2: MAVKSLFLLKFLSFTMTTSSLHLIDHPPMNCSQEELECMVQVGNCSNEGWVMSQVDAARSAHSVTSKVTALRDQGGKYAPVLQLTWSQPPDGSIYSINGTKVCVVEIATNKSECVCYIFLNKLPWTRNLKNEMWTFSLNRLVVYMGFKYQIFVTNLPKSALGSVTKEINITVPENLWNPELVWVVEKNKESNLVITINFKPKVFSDQFKVSMLSPDLHLELSYIILKIQPLYVQCLNNCLDYKEKIDVCPYLPKPPADFTVLVILVSLMVTLAVVCSCTAFLQYKHFHKAAPSSDTSTCAKPKLEFKPVQEHRRVFIIYSLDHPLYKDIILKLCAFLRAKCGTDVTLDLLDSSWLGTIGRIQWLDMQREQICKSSDKVLVLCSPGVYAKWRAMCGEQSVRLKEDACSPIGDMLTPALSLIIPDFAYASSFHKYIVAYFDQVCSENDVPAPFNTVVKYKLMKHFEELYFRILGVEKHEPGWIKCIEGIRENDYFTCPSGRALGDAIDMFHKYQLKNPNWFEMELLGPDDEGEAASFEPICAMDISYNAVTTCYEVTETHGAQTGVNMIKCCNEDEHILMTSTEETGIKLNKPSFVVTTDVQFSSPVLSSFTSIDAKEIPETTTKCGKTCLMLTTSVNPCEHL, from the exons ATGGCTGTCAAATCTCTTTTTCTCCTCAAGTTTTTGTCTTTCACGATGACCACGTCATCTCTCCATCTTATAGATCATCCTCCTATGAATTGTTCTCAAGAG GAGCTAGAATGCATGGTTCAAGTGG GTAACTGCTCAAATGAGGGTTGGGTGATGTCACAGGTGGACGCCGCAAGATCTGCACACAGCGTAACTTCAAAGGTAACAGCTTTAAGAGATCAAGGTGGAAAGTATGCTCCTGTTCTACAGCTGACATGGAGTCAACCACCTGATG GTAGCATATACTCCATCAATGGAACTAAAGTCTGTGTAGTTGAAATAGCTACAAATAAGAGTGAGTGCGTTTGTTACATCTTTCTCAATAAACTGCCATGGACAAGAAACCTAAAGAATGAAATG tGGACTTTTTCATTGAACAGACTTGTGGTCTACATGGGTTTTAAATATCAGATTTTTGTAACCAATTTACCAAAATCAGCCCTAGGAAGCGTTACAAAAGAAATCAACATCACAGTTCCag AGAACCTTTGGAATCCTGAGCTTGTGTGGGTAGTCGAAAAAAATAAGGAAAGCAACCTGGTGATAACAATCAACTTTAAACCAAAAGTGTTTTCTGACCAATTCAAAGTCTCTATGCTGAGTCCCGACCTTCATCTAGAACTGTCTTACATTATCCTGAAG ATTCAGCCACTCTATGTTCAATGTTTGAATAACTGTCTGGATTACAAAGAGAAAATTGATGTTTGTCCAT ATCTTCCAAAACCTCCTGCTGATTTCACAGTTTTGGTGATACTGGTATCGCTGATGGTTACATTGGCTGTGGTTTGTTCCTGCACTGCGTTCTTGCAGTACAAACATTTCCATAAAG CCGCCCCCTCCTCAGACACCTCTACCTGTGCAAAACCTAAACTGGAATTCAAACCAGTACAAGAGCACAGAAGGGTCTTTATTATCTACTCTTTGGACCACCCCCTGTACAAAGATATCATCCTGAAATTATGTGCCTTCTTGAGGGCTAAGTGTGGCACAGATGTTACCCTTGATCTCCTGGATTCATCTTGGCTCGGCACCATCGGTAGAATTCAATGGCTGGACATGCAAAGAGAGCAGATCTGCAAGTCATCAGATAAAGTCCTGGTCTTGTGCTCTCCAGGTGTGTATGCAAAATGGAGAGCGATGTGCGGTGAGCAATCTGTTCGACTGAAGGAGGACGCTTGTTCACCAATAGGAGATATGCTCACGCCGGCCCTGAGCCTCATCATACCCGATTTCGCTTACGCTTCCTCTTTTCACAAGTACATAGTGGCTTATTTCGACCAAGTATGCAGTGAGAACGACGTACCGGCACCATTTAACACTGTGGTGAAGTACAAACTGATGAAGCACTTCGAAGAACTCTACTTTAGGATCTTAGGAGTGGAAAAACATGAGCCTGGGTGGATTAAATGCATCGAGGGCATCAGAGAGAACGATTACTTCACTTGTCCATCAGGAAGAGCTCTAGGAGATGCTATTGACATGTTTCACAAATACCAGTTGAAGAATCCAAACTGGTTTGAAATGGAGCTTTTGGGTCCTGATGATGAAGGTGAGGCGGCTAGCTTTGAACCCATCTGTGCTATGGACATCAGCTACAATGCTGTCACAACATGTTATGAGGTGACTGAAACACATGGAGCACAAACAGGTGTCAATATGATAAAGTGTTGCAATGAAGATGAGCACATATTAATGACTTCCACTGAAGAGACTGgcataaaactaaataaaccaTCTTTCGTTGTTACCACAGATGTTCAGTTCAGTAGTCCGGTACTGAGTAGTTTTACAAGCATTGATGCGAAAGAGATaccagaaacaacaacaaaatgtggcaaaacatgtttaatgctTACCACCTCTGTAAACCCTTGTGAACATCTTTAA
- the LOC130414418 gene encoding interleukin-17 receptor A isoform X1, with translation MAVKSLFLLKFLSFTMTTSSLHLIDHPPMNCSQEELECMVQVGNCSNEGWVMSQVDAARSAHSVTSKVTALRDQGGKYAPVLQLTWSQPPDGSIYSINGTKVCVVEIATNKSECVCYIFLNKLPWTRNLKNEMWTFSLNRLVVYMGFKYQIFVTNLPKSALGSVTKEINITVPENLWNPELVWVVEKNKESNLVITINFKPKVFSDQFKVSMLSPDLHLELSYIILKANQTSLKVNFTVEPKQITDCSLNLLIQPLYVQCLNNCLDYKEKIDVCPYLPKPPADFTVLVILVSLMVTLAVVCSCTAFLQYKHFHKAAPSSDTSTCAKPKLEFKPVQEHRRVFIIYSLDHPLYKDIILKLCAFLRAKCGTDVTLDLLDSSWLGTIGRIQWLDMQREQICKSSDKVLVLCSPGVYAKWRAMCGEQSVRLKEDACSPIGDMLTPALSLIIPDFAYASSFHKYIVAYFDQVCSENDVPAPFNTVVKYKLMKHFEELYFRILGVEKHEPGWIKCIEGIRENDYFTCPSGRALGDAIDMFHKYQLKNPNWFEMELLGPDDEGEAASFEPICAMDISYNAVTTCYEVTETHGAQTGVNMIKCCNEDEHILMTSTEETGIKLNKPSFVVTTDVQFSSPVLSSFTSIDAKEIPETTTKCGKTCLMLTTSVNPCEHL, from the exons ATGGCTGTCAAATCTCTTTTTCTCCTCAAGTTTTTGTCTTTCACGATGACCACGTCATCTCTCCATCTTATAGATCATCCTCCTATGAATTGTTCTCAAGAG GAGCTAGAATGCATGGTTCAAGTGG GTAACTGCTCAAATGAGGGTTGGGTGATGTCACAGGTGGACGCCGCAAGATCTGCACACAGCGTAACTTCAAAGGTAACAGCTTTAAGAGATCAAGGTGGAAAGTATGCTCCTGTTCTACAGCTGACATGGAGTCAACCACCTGATG GTAGCATATACTCCATCAATGGAACTAAAGTCTGTGTAGTTGAAATAGCTACAAATAAGAGTGAGTGCGTTTGTTACATCTTTCTCAATAAACTGCCATGGACAAGAAACCTAAAGAATGAAATG tGGACTTTTTCATTGAACAGACTTGTGGTCTACATGGGTTTTAAATATCAGATTTTTGTAACCAATTTACCAAAATCAGCCCTAGGAAGCGTTACAAAAGAAATCAACATCACAGTTCCag AGAACCTTTGGAATCCTGAGCTTGTGTGGGTAGTCGAAAAAAATAAGGAAAGCAACCTGGTGATAACAATCAACTTTAAACCAAAAGTGTTTTCTGACCAATTCAAAGTCTCTATGCTGAGTCCCGACCTTCATCTAGAACTGTCTTACATTATCCTGAAG GCCAACCAGACATCACTGAAAGTAAATTTTACAGTGGAACCAAAGCAGATAACTGACTGCAGTTTGAATTTGTTG ATTCAGCCACTCTATGTTCAATGTTTGAATAACTGTCTGGATTACAAAGAGAAAATTGATGTTTGTCCAT ATCTTCCAAAACCTCCTGCTGATTTCACAGTTTTGGTGATACTGGTATCGCTGATGGTTACATTGGCTGTGGTTTGTTCCTGCACTGCGTTCTTGCAGTACAAACATTTCCATAAAG CCGCCCCCTCCTCAGACACCTCTACCTGTGCAAAACCTAAACTGGAATTCAAACCAGTACAAGAGCACAGAAGGGTCTTTATTATCTACTCTTTGGACCACCCCCTGTACAAAGATATCATCCTGAAATTATGTGCCTTCTTGAGGGCTAAGTGTGGCACAGATGTTACCCTTGATCTCCTGGATTCATCTTGGCTCGGCACCATCGGTAGAATTCAATGGCTGGACATGCAAAGAGAGCAGATCTGCAAGTCATCAGATAAAGTCCTGGTCTTGTGCTCTCCAGGTGTGTATGCAAAATGGAGAGCGATGTGCGGTGAGCAATCTGTTCGACTGAAGGAGGACGCTTGTTCACCAATAGGAGATATGCTCACGCCGGCCCTGAGCCTCATCATACCCGATTTCGCTTACGCTTCCTCTTTTCACAAGTACATAGTGGCTTATTTCGACCAAGTATGCAGTGAGAACGACGTACCGGCACCATTTAACACTGTGGTGAAGTACAAACTGATGAAGCACTTCGAAGAACTCTACTTTAGGATCTTAGGAGTGGAAAAACATGAGCCTGGGTGGATTAAATGCATCGAGGGCATCAGAGAGAACGATTACTTCACTTGTCCATCAGGAAGAGCTCTAGGAGATGCTATTGACATGTTTCACAAATACCAGTTGAAGAATCCAAACTGGTTTGAAATGGAGCTTTTGGGTCCTGATGATGAAGGTGAGGCGGCTAGCTTTGAACCCATCTGTGCTATGGACATCAGCTACAATGCTGTCACAACATGTTATGAGGTGACTGAAACACATGGAGCACAAACAGGTGTCAATATGATAAAGTGTTGCAATGAAGATGAGCACATATTAATGACTTCCACTGAAGAGACTGgcataaaactaaataaaccaTCTTTCGTTGTTACCACAGATGTTCAGTTCAGTAGTCCGGTACTGAGTAGTTTTACAAGCATTGATGCGAAAGAGATaccagaaacaacaacaaaatgtggcaaaacatgtttaatgctTACCACCTCTGTAAACCCTTGTGAACATCTTTAA
- the tnni4b.1 gene encoding LOW QUALITY PROTEIN: troponin I, slow skeletal muscle (The sequence of the model RefSeq protein was modified relative to this genomic sequence to represent the inferred CDS: substituted 1 base at 1 genomic stop codon), translating to MSEGXKKTKYTATRRLLLKSKLLKKAQSMLVAEKEQNKRERDDALNERVPPIKTSGLSAKELQELCKELHHKIDVVDEARYDLEVKVAKNDLEIQSLTQKVWELKGSTKRTQLKKVKKSADAMFGSLAESKMPSKADFKAKLKTVKKEEEKKEEVTDWRKNVEAMSGMEGRKKLFNAGQS from the exons ATGTCTGAAGGGTAA AAAAAGACAAAGTATACCGCTACAAGACGGCTGCTCTTGAAA TCCAAACTATTGAAGAAGGCCCAGTCTATGCTGGTGGCTGAAAAAGAGCAGaataagagagaaagagatgacgCTCTCAATGAAAGAGTTCCTCCTATCAAAACCTCTGGTCTGTCAGCAAAAGAGCTGCAG GAGCTTTGCAAGGAGCTTCACCACAAGATTGATGTCGTTGATGAAGCCCGATATGACCTTGAGGTCAAAGTGGCTAAAAATGATTTAGAg ATCCAGTCTTTGACCCAGAAGGTTTGGGAATTGAAGGGTTCAACGAAGAGAACCCAGCTGAAGAAGGTTAAGAAGTCGGCTGATGCTATGTTTGGTTCTTTGGCCGAATCGAAAATGCCATCTAAGGCAGATTTCAAGGCCAAACTCAAGACAgtaaagaaagaggaagaaaag AAAGAAGAGGTAACTGACTGGCGTAAGAATGTGGAGGCCATGTCTGGAATGGAGGGCAGGAAGAAGTTGTTTAATGCTGGACAGTCATAA
- the tnni4b.2 gene encoding troponin I4b, tandem duplicate 2 produces the protein MIGETVTFTMREVKAGHNVRVVSIFSLNFNLYLHICYLAISFDLIITFLFSFSSNKLGRFRQRPKSKISASRRLFLKTRLLKKATSMLTTEKEDKQRERENTLSERVPPLQLSGLSIQDLQALCRELHQKIDVVDEERYDISAKVTKNAKEVTDLNIKITELRGKMKRPALKRVKISADAMLGALLGSKVKESVDFKANLKTVKKEDEKKEEVTDWRKNVEAMSGMEGRKKLFDAGQ, from the exons ATGATAGGGGAAACTGTCACTTTCACCATGAGA GAAGTAAAAGCAGGTCACAATGTCAGAGTCGTAAGTATTTTTTCTTTGAACTTTAATCTCTACTTGCATATCTGTTATCTTGCGATTTCATTTGACCttataataacttttttattttctttctcctCAAACAAACTTGGTCGGTTTAGACAG AGACCCAAATCCAAGATTTCAGCATCCAGGAGGTTGTTTCTGAAG ACAAGGCTTCTGAAGAAAGCAACCTCCATGCTCACAACTGAAAAAGAggataaacagagagagagagagaacacctTGAGTGAGAGAGTCCCGCCTCTGCAACTCTCCGGTCTGTCCATTCAAGATCTTCAA GCTCTCTGCAGAGAACTTCATCAGAAGATTGATGTTGTAGACGAGGAGAGGTATGACATCTCCGCCAAGGTGactaaaaatgcaaaagag GTTACGGATTTGAATATAAAGATCACTGAACTTAGAGGCAAAATGAAGAGACCTGCTCTCAAGAGGGTGAAGATCTCTGCCGATGCCATGTTAGGTGCTCTTCTGGGCTCCAAGGTCAAAGAATCAGTGGATTTCAAAGCCAACCTTAAAACAGTCAAGAAGGAAGATGAGAAG AAAGAAGAGGTCACAGATTGGCGTAAGAATGTGGAGGCCATGTCCGGAATGGAAGGCAGGAAGAAGCTGTTTGATGCTGGTCAATAG